One part of the Cyclobacteriaceae bacterium genome encodes these proteins:
- a CDS encoding NADH:ubiquinone reductase (Na(+)-transporting) subunit D has translation MSTEVAEVKEVKKSEPLFSKKNRKLVTNPLDIDNPITVQVLGICSALAVTTQMKPAFTMAVSLVVVLIASSLVISAIRNTIPSRIRIVVQLAVIATFVILVDQVLKAYVYDISKQLSVFVGLIITNCIVMGRLEAFSMGNKLGPSFMDGLGNGLGYGIILMIVAFFRELLGSGALFGFKVFESIGLHYPGNGLMLLPAGACIVVGVIIWVQRSLNGYREG, from the coding sequence ATGAGTACGGAAGTAGCTGAAGTAAAAGAAGTAAAGAAGAGCGAGCCGCTTTTCTCGAAGAAAAACAGAAAATTGGTAACCAACCCGCTGGATATCGATAACCCGATTACTGTTCAGGTATTGGGAATATGCTCGGCCCTGGCGGTTACCACCCAGATGAAACCTGCTTTTACGATGGCGGTGAGCTTGGTGGTGGTGTTGATTGCTTCAAGCCTTGTAATTTCTGCGATTCGCAACACAATCCCTTCGCGCATTCGTATTGTTGTTCAATTGGCTGTTATTGCAACTTTCGTAATCCTGGTGGACCAGGTGTTGAAGGCATATGTTTACGATATTTCAAAACAACTGTCCGTATTCGTTGGACTTATCATTACAAACTGTATTGTAATGGGTCGCCTGGAGGCATTTTCCATGGGGAACAAACTAGGCCCTTCTTTTATGGATGGCTTAGGTAACGGATTAGGGTATGGTATCATCCTGATGATCGTGGCTTTCTTCCGTGAGCTATTGGGTTCCGGGGCCCTGTTTGGTTTTAAAGTTTTTGAATCGATCGGTTTGCACTATCCCGGAAATGGATTGATGTTGTTACCTGCCGGTGCGTGTATTGTGGTGGGGGTAATTATCTGGGTGCAACGTTCATTAAATGGTTATCGCGAAGGTTAA
- a CDS encoding Gfo/Idh/MocA family oxidoreductase, translating into MQRIKTALLSFGMSGRVFHAPFIHAHPGFELAGAWERSAKNIQQLYPETKSYSSLEELLHDDSIALVVVNTPTYTHYEFTRRALEAGKHVIVEKAFTTTAAEAEELKTLATEVNRKLSVFQNRRWDSDFKTVQHIISKGVLGDLVEVSFSYDRYNPALSPKLHKEIVQPGAGVVHDLGPHLIDQALVLFKMPQAVFADLAITRASSKVYDYFEILLLYPSLRVRLRAGYFVREPAPSYIVHGTKGSFLKTRADVQETDLQAGKKPSGKGWGVEPEKEQGLLHTEIDGKVVRDKIETLPGNYMEYYDGIYRSLANDGPLPVTADEGVQVMRITDAAFDSHREKRIIELA; encoded by the coding sequence ATGCAGAGAATCAAAACAGCCCTTCTTTCATTTGGTATGTCGGGCAGGGTGTTTCACGCCCCATTTATTCACGCGCATCCCGGATTTGAACTTGCAGGAGCCTGGGAGCGATCGGCAAAAAACATACAGCAGCTTTATCCTGAAACTAAAAGTTACTCTTCGCTGGAAGAATTATTGCACGATGATTCCATAGCGCTTGTTGTGGTAAACACACCCACCTATACACATTATGAATTTACAAGAAGGGCGCTTGAAGCCGGGAAGCATGTAATTGTTGAGAAGGCTTTCACAACCACAGCAGCTGAAGCAGAGGAATTGAAAACACTGGCAACCGAAGTGAATAGAAAGTTGTCGGTTTTTCAGAACCGCAGATGGGACAGTGATTTTAAAACGGTTCAGCACATTATCAGCAAAGGTGTTCTTGGTGATTTGGTAGAAGTTTCGTTTTCCTACGACCGTTACAACCCTGCCCTCAGCCCCAAGCTGCATAAGGAAATAGTGCAACCGGGAGCCGGTGTTGTACACGATCTCGGTCCGCATTTAATTGACCAGGCCTTGGTTTTATTTAAAATGCCCCAGGCTGTTTTTGCAGATTTAGCCATTACCCGTGCTTCGTCTAAGGTGTATGACTATTTTGAAATTCTCTTACTCTATCCTTCCCTGAGGGTGCGGCTCAGGGCCGGGTATTTTGTTCGGGAACCTGCTCCGTCATACATTGTGCATGGTACAAAAGGATCGTTCTTGAAAACGCGTGCCGATGTGCAGGAAACTGATTTGCAGGCTGGTAAAAAACCTTCCGGCAAGGGGTGGGGGGTTGAGCCTGAAAAGGAGCAGGGACTACTTCATACAGAAATTGATGGCAAGGTTGTTCGTGATAAGATTGAAACACTACCCGGTAACTACATGGAATATTATGACGGCATCTATCGTTCTCTTGCCAACGATGGGCCGTTACCGGTAACAGCCGATGAAGGCGTACAGGTTATGCGCATTACTGATGCTGCGTTTGACAGCCACCGTGAAAAGAGGATTATTGAATTGGCCTAA
- a CDS encoding TlpA family protein disulfide reductase — MRYLPVLFLLLMACSGAEKTEVHTGTWRGMLELQGQELPFTFDLEKKEDQYVAWIINGKERLYLDEVLVTADSITLNVHIFDAVFKAAINGSEMNGLFIIQYADNYRIPFRATHGKDYRFAPTDTMASVVDFSGKYAVQFFNENNTVDALGIITQKGNYAEGTFLTPTGDYRYLEGNVLNDTLWLSGFDGNHLYIFNAVKSNDTLSGIHWLGKSRNRKWTGVKDDQAKPPVSESLTYLKEGLTTLEFTFPDVEGKSVSLQDERFKNKVVVVQILGSWCPNCMDETRFLTEWYPKNKDRGIEIIGLAYEQKADFNYASGRVKKMKEKLNVPYDILIAGTNANASETLPALNRVIAFPTTIFVGKDGQVKHIHAGFSGPGTGVYYEQQKERFNEMVNQLLK, encoded by the coding sequence ATGCGCTATTTACCGGTATTATTCCTCCTTTTAATGGCTTGCTCAGGTGCAGAAAAAACAGAAGTACACACAGGAACCTGGCGGGGCATGCTTGAATTGCAAGGTCAGGAGTTGCCTTTCACCTTCGATTTGGAGAAAAAAGAGGACCAATATGTAGCCTGGATCATAAACGGTAAGGAAAGGTTATACCTCGATGAAGTCCTTGTAACGGCAGATTCCATCACGCTAAACGTCCATATTTTTGATGCGGTTTTTAAGGCCGCTATTAACGGATCGGAAATGAATGGACTTTTCATTATTCAATATGCTGACAATTACCGCATTCCGTTCAGGGCCACACACGGTAAGGACTACCGGTTTGCGCCAACCGACACCATGGCATCTGTTGTCGATTTTTCCGGAAAATATGCCGTTCAGTTTTTCAATGAAAACAATACCGTTGATGCATTAGGCATTATCACTCAAAAAGGCAATTACGCTGAAGGAACCTTCCTTACCCCAACCGGTGATTACCGGTACCTGGAAGGAAACGTGTTAAACGATACGCTCTGGCTCAGCGGGTTTGATGGTAATCACCTCTACATTTTTAATGCAGTAAAGTCAAACGATACCCTTTCGGGGATTCATTGGCTTGGAAAATCGCGTAACCGGAAATGGACAGGCGTTAAAGATGACCAGGCCAAACCTCCGGTTTCGGAATCGCTAACCTATTTAAAGGAAGGGCTTACCACATTGGAATTTACCTTTCCGGATGTGGAGGGAAAGTCCGTCTCGCTTCAGGATGAACGCTTTAAAAACAAAGTTGTGGTGGTTCAGATTCTTGGTTCATGGTGCCCAAACTGCATGGACGAAACCCGCTTTCTTACCGAATGGTATCCTAAAAACAAAGATCGCGGCATCGAAATTATTGGCTTGGCTTACGAACAAAAGGCCGATTTTAATTACGCCAGCGGAAGGGTTAAGAAAATGAAAGAAAAACTAAACGTTCCCTATGACATTCTGATCGCAGGAACCAACGCCAACGCCAGCGAGACGCTTCCTGCTCTCAATCGGGTAATTGCCTTCCCAACCACTATCTTTGTGGGAAAAGATGGCCAGGTGAAACATATACATGCTGGTTTCTCCGGACCAGGAACGGGCGTCTATTATGAACAGCAAAAAGAACGGTTTAATGAAATGGTGAATCAGTTATTAAAATAG
- a CDS encoding Na(+)-translocating NADH-quinone reductase subunit A: MGKFIRLKKGFNINLAGKATPKVATIEQPETFAIKPTDFHGIYMPKVVVKEGDSVKAGSVLFHDKKHENIVFTAPVSGEVVEVKRGEKRKLLEVRILADKAVEYIQFDKYSVSDIVNLKREKAQEQLLKSGVWVNIVQRPFGVVADPNEKPKSIFISAFDSSPLAPDYNIVYKGQEHYFQAGVDILKKFTSGPVHVNVHSEREISPVFSQVKGAELNKFSGPHPSGCVGVQIHHLDPINKGDIVWTISPFGVIQIGKLFLNGIYDASKVIAVAGSEVKEPQYYATYTGASVKKFLANNLKQDHVRVVSGNVLTGTSIGTEGYVGFFDQLVTVIPEGDYFEFMGWLKPTVNKLSFHRAFGLLSFLNPKKEFVLDSNNRGEPRAFVQTGIFEKVTPIDILPTYLLKAIIAEDYDEMEALGIYEVIEEDLALCEFVDVSKHNVQSILREGIDLISNS; encoded by the coding sequence ATGGGCAAATTCATCCGGTTAAAGAAGGGCTTCAACATCAATCTTGCAGGTAAAGCCACACCGAAAGTAGCTACCATCGAACAGCCTGAAACATTCGCCATAAAACCTACCGATTTTCACGGCATTTATATGCCTAAAGTGGTGGTAAAAGAGGGCGATTCGGTTAAAGCCGGCTCTGTTCTTTTTCACGATAAGAAACACGAAAACATTGTGTTTACTGCTCCGGTAAGCGGAGAGGTGGTTGAAGTGAAGCGGGGTGAAAAGCGTAAGCTATTGGAAGTTAGGATACTGGCCGATAAAGCTGTAGAGTATATTCAGTTCGACAAATACTCTGTTTCAGACATTGTTAACCTGAAACGCGAAAAGGCACAGGAGCAATTATTGAAAAGTGGTGTTTGGGTAAATATTGTTCAACGGCCGTTTGGCGTTGTTGCCGATCCGAATGAAAAGCCCAAATCAATTTTTATTTCTGCGTTTGATTCAAGCCCCCTGGCTCCCGATTACAATATTGTTTATAAGGGTCAGGAACATTATTTCCAGGCAGGTGTGGATATATTAAAGAAGTTCACCTCAGGGCCTGTCCATGTAAATGTTCATTCGGAAAGGGAGATATCCCCTGTTTTTTCACAGGTAAAGGGTGCCGAGTTAAACAAATTCTCCGGCCCGCATCCGTCAGGTTGTGTTGGTGTTCAAATCCATCATCTTGACCCTATAAACAAAGGAGACATTGTCTGGACAATTTCACCGTTTGGCGTTATCCAAATAGGTAAGCTTTTCCTCAACGGGATTTATGATGCCTCAAAGGTTATTGCTGTTGCGGGTTCTGAAGTTAAAGAGCCACAGTATTACGCAACATACACTGGCGCTTCAGTGAAGAAATTCCTGGCCAATAACCTGAAGCAGGATCATGTACGGGTGGTGTCGGGCAATGTACTAACGGGTACGAGTATCGGAACCGAAGGTTATGTTGGATTCTTCGATCAGTTGGTAACGGTAATCCCGGAAGGTGATTATTTTGAGTTTATGGGATGGTTAAAGCCTACCGTGAACAAATTGAGTTTTCACCGCGCTTTTGGCCTGTTGTCATTCCTCAATCCGAAAAAAGAATTTGTGCTGGATAGCAACAACCGTGGCGAGCCGCGCGCATTCGTACAAACCGGTATTTTCGAAAAAGTAACACCGATAGACATTTTGCCAACGTACTTGTTAAAAGCAATAATCGCTGAAGATTACGATGAGATGGAAGCGTTGGGCATTTATGAAGTAATAGAAGAAGATCTGGCACTGTGCGAATTTGTAGATGTTTCCAAGCACAATGTTCAGTCTATATTGAGAGAAGGAATTGATTTAATATCAAACAGTTGA
- a CDS encoding glycosidase encodes MKHLSQIFALLLLASCTQKIKEDNISWQLGPFVKTDSLNPVLEPLAYTSFYCPVRKDTVRWEEKDVFNPSAVVREGKVYLLYRAEDTVGKYAGTSRLGLAISEDGLHFNRMPKPVFYPDEDDMKKLEWEGGVEDPRLVEDESGRYILTYTSYDGNIARLCVASSTDLIHWTKHGLAFKNHPELWSKSGSIITTQQNDRFITTKIKGQYYMYWGDTDIFLATSDNLLDWAPVYDGDALLKVFSPRPGKFDSDLVEPGPHAMLRTEGIILIYNSRNKLDKGDHNLPDGNYAAGQILLDKENPAKVLKRSEDYFITPDKDYEITGQVNNVCFVEGLVYFKNRWFLYYGTADSKIAVAVTE; translated from the coding sequence ATGAAGCACCTTTCTCAAATCTTTGCACTACTGCTGCTTGCAAGCTGTACACAAAAAATTAAAGAAGATAACATATCCTGGCAACTCGGTCCCTTTGTAAAAACTGATTCGCTAAACCCGGTACTGGAACCGTTAGCATATACTTCTTTTTATTGTCCGGTGAGAAAAGACACTGTGCGTTGGGAAGAGAAAGATGTGTTCAACCCCAGCGCGGTGGTGCGTGAAGGAAAAGTATACCTCCTCTACCGCGCAGAAGATACGGTAGGAAAATATGCCGGCACCTCTCGCCTCGGATTAGCAATTAGTGAAGATGGATTGCATTTCAATCGCATGCCCAAACCGGTGTTTTATCCGGATGAAGATGATATGAAAAAATTAGAATGGGAAGGTGGCGTGGAAGATCCCCGATTAGTGGAAGATGAATCCGGAAGATATATCCTCACCTACACCTCATATGATGGAAACATCGCCCGGCTGTGCGTGGCAAGTTCTACAGATTTAATTCACTGGACAAAACACGGGCTTGCATTTAAAAATCATCCAGAACTGTGGTCGAAATCGGGGTCGATTATAACTACACAGCAGAATGACCGGTTTATCACTACGAAAATCAAAGGGCAATATTATATGTATTGGGGCGATACGGATATTTTTCTGGCCACATCCGATAACCTGCTGGATTGGGCACCGGTATATGATGGGGATGCATTATTGAAAGTATTCAGCCCGCGGCCCGGTAAATTCGACAGCGACCTGGTAGAGCCCGGACCACATGCCATGCTTCGTACTGAAGGCATTATATTGATCTACAACAGCCGGAATAAATTAGATAAGGGTGATCACAATTTGCCCGATGGCAATTATGCAGCGGGACAGATTTTGTTGGATAAAGAAAATCCGGCAAAGGTGTTGAAGCGATCTGAAGATTATTTCATTACGCCCGATAAAGATTATGAAATTACCGGGCAAGTGAACAACGTTTGTTTTGTGGAAGGATTGGTGTATTTCAAAAACCGTTGGTTCCTGTACTATGGAACTGCCGATTCAAAAATTGCAGTGGCTGTTACTGAATAG
- a CDS encoding NADH:ubiquinone reductase (Na(+)-transporting) subunit B has protein sequence MKFLRDTLDKAKHNFEKGGKYHKFYYVFEALDTFHFSPNTVTPATGAQIRDAVDLKRLMMTVVIAMIPCLAFGVWNVGYQHFLALGQSASAGDIITVGLIQVLPIVLVAYVAGGLVEAVFAIFRKHPINEGFLVTGMLIPLVMPPDIPLWQVAVASIFAVVIAKEAFGGTGMNILNVALTARAFLYFAYPLNISGEVWTYLPSGAKTVAGYSGATPLAVAAQASTEGESVVQAFNSFGAGWADNLYSFSNMFFGFMPGCIGETSTLMCLIGAFILITTGVGSWKIIAGVFLGAWGMGAFLNLIAVNEFMAMPAHYHLVIGGLAFGAVFMATDPVTATQTEAGKWVYGLLIGLLTVLIRVFNPAYPEGIMLAILFMNVMAPLIDYVVVSANKKRRLSRATV, from the coding sequence ATGAAGTTTTTACGCGATACATTAGATAAAGCCAAGCACAACTTTGAGAAAGGTGGCAAGTACCACAAATTCTATTACGTGTTTGAAGCGTTAGATACCTTTCATTTTTCGCCCAACACGGTTACACCGGCCACCGGTGCACAAATACGCGATGCCGTTGACCTGAAGCGCTTGATGATGACCGTGGTGATTGCCATGATCCCCTGCCTTGCCTTTGGTGTGTGGAATGTAGGCTACCAGCATTTTTTAGCGTTAGGTCAGTCTGCTTCTGCCGGTGATATTATTACTGTAGGATTAATCCAGGTTCTACCCATTGTGCTGGTTGCGTATGTGGCCGGTGGTTTGGTGGAAGCAGTATTTGCGATTTTCCGTAAGCACCCGATCAATGAAGGATTTCTGGTTACCGGTATGCTTATTCCATTGGTAATGCCACCGGATATTCCGCTTTGGCAGGTTGCCGTGGCCAGTATTTTTGCAGTGGTCATTGCCAAGGAAGCGTTTGGCGGAACCGGTATGAATATCCTTAACGTAGCGTTGACCGCCCGTGCATTCTTATACTTTGCTTATCCGCTCAATATTTCCGGTGAGGTTTGGACCTATCTTCCTTCCGGTGCAAAAACAGTGGCAGGCTATTCAGGTGCCACTCCGTTAGCGGTTGCCGCACAAGCCTCAACCGAAGGTGAGAGTGTAGTGCAGGCGTTCAATTCATTCGGTGCCGGCTGGGCCGATAATCTTTACAGCTTCAGCAACATGTTTTTTGGTTTTATGCCCGGGTGTATTGGCGAAACATCAACACTGATGTGTTTGATCGGTGCCTTTATTTTGATTACCACCGGAGTAGGTAGTTGGAAAATAATTGCCGGTGTGTTTTTAGGCGCATGGGGTATGGGCGCTTTCCTGAACCTTATTGCTGTTAATGAATTTATGGCCATGCCCGCCCACTATCATTTAGTCATAGGCGGATTGGCTTTTGGTGCTGTGTTTATGGCTACTGATCCGGTAACGGCAACCCAAACTGAAGCCGGTAAATGGGTTTACGGGTTACTAATTGGATTACTGACGGTGTTGATCCGGGTGTTTAACCCGGCTTACCCGGAAGGTATTATGCTGGCTATATTATTCATGAACGTAATGGCGCCACTGATTGATTATGTTGTAGTAAGTGCAAACAAAAAACGCAGATTAAGCCGTGCGACAGTCTAA
- the nqrC gene encoding NADH:ubiquinone reductase (Na(+)-transporting) subunit C has translation MRQSNLYIVLYAAALTVVCGGLLALASEGLKEKQQANIELEQKKNILSTVMELPKGANIEELYAKKVKSFVVDSKGKTIEGAQAKDVVVLAEYKKPADQRMLPVYEFRNESNPEKIDFVVLPVFGFGLWDNIWGFVALQEDLNTIQGVSYQHKGETPGLGARIDSKEIQDRYKGKSIYDNDNLVSVVMMKGEGVDYSSDKHKVDGMSGATLTAKGVNNMLSQYLSLYENYLKNIKATNAVDL, from the coding sequence GTGCGACAGTCTAACTTATACATTGTACTATATGCCGCTGCCCTCACCGTTGTGTGCGGAGGTTTGCTGGCGCTTGCATCCGAAGGATTGAAAGAAAAGCAACAAGCGAACATTGAGCTTGAACAGAAGAAGAACATTCTTTCAACCGTGATGGAGTTACCGAAAGGTGCAAACATTGAAGAGTTGTATGCCAAAAAGGTGAAATCTTTTGTTGTGGATTCAAAAGGTAAAACAATAGAAGGTGCACAGGCTAAAGATGTAGTGGTGTTGGCTGAATACAAAAAACCTGCTGATCAGCGCATGCTACCGGTGTACGAATTCCGAAATGAAAGTAATCCTGAAAAAATTGACTTCGTGGTGTTACCCGTTTTTGGTTTTGGATTGTGGGATAACATTTGGGGATTTGTAGCCTTGCAGGAAGACTTGAATACCATCCAGGGAGTTTCCTATCAACATAAAGGCGAGACACCAGGCCTTGGCGCGCGCATCGATTCAAAGGAAATCCAGGACCGTTACAAGGGAAAATCGATTTACGATAACGACAACCTTGTTTCGGTGGTAATGATGAAAGGCGAAGGCGTTGACTATTCCAGTGATAAACACAAAGTGGATGGCATGTCGGGCGCTACGCTTACGGCCAAAGGGGTAAACAATATGCTGTCGCAGTATCTTTCATTATACGAGAATTATTTAAAGAACATCAAGGCAACTAACGCTGTAGATTTATGA
- the mnmA gene encoding tRNA 2-thiouridine(34) synthase MnmA has translation MKKRVVVGLSGGVDSSVAAYLLKGQGYEVIGMFMKNWHDDSVTISNECPWLDDSNDAMIVAQHLGIPFQAIDLSKEYKERIVDYMFAEYQAGRTPNPDVLCNREIKFDIFLKAAVKLGADYVATGHYARRDEIEINGKKVYRLMAGKDPNKDQSYFLCQLTQEQLSKALFPVGELLKPEVREIAKKAGLATAAKKDSQGLCFVGKVHLPEFLQQRLEPKKGKAIVIPETANAYSNGQSSDELISSTQPYVYHQSEGEVVGEHNGAHYYTIGQRKGLNIGGQPKPLFVIGTDTEHNILYMGMGEDHPGLYRKGLFVPNEDEHWIREDLKLSVGESKNYKARIRYRQPLEPCTLHKKEEGLYIIFERPQKAITPGQFAAWYEGDELIGSGVIS, from the coding sequence ATGAAAAAAAGAGTTGTAGTCGGTTTATCAGGTGGTGTTGATTCAAGCGTAGCCGCTTACTTATTAAAAGGGCAAGGCTATGAGGTGATCGGCATGTTCATGAAAAACTGGCATGACGACTCAGTAACCATTTCCAACGAATGCCCCTGGCTTGACGACAGTAACGATGCCATGATTGTGGCGCAACATCTTGGTATTCCCTTTCAGGCCATTGATCTCAGTAAAGAATATAAAGAACGCATTGTCGATTATATGTTTGCTGAGTACCAGGCCGGGCGCACACCCAACCCGGATGTGTTGTGCAACCGTGAAATTAAATTCGATATTTTCCTAAAGGCTGCAGTAAAGCTTGGCGCTGATTATGTTGCCACCGGACATTATGCGCGCAGAGATGAAATTGAGATAAACGGTAAAAAAGTCTACCGCTTGATGGCCGGAAAAGATCCGAACAAGGATCAAAGTTATTTTTTATGCCAGCTTACGCAGGAGCAATTATCAAAAGCACTTTTTCCCGTAGGAGAACTGCTGAAACCGGAAGTACGTGAAATTGCTAAAAAAGCAGGACTGGCCACGGCAGCGAAAAAAGATTCGCAAGGGTTGTGTTTTGTCGGCAAAGTGCACCTCCCTGAGTTTCTGCAACAACGACTGGAACCTAAAAAGGGAAAAGCGATTGTTATTCCAGAAACTGCAAATGCATACAGTAATGGGCAATCATCGGATGAATTGATTTCGTCAACTCAACCTTATGTCTATCATCAAAGTGAAGGGGAAGTAGTAGGTGAACACAACGGAGCGCACTACTATACCATTGGTCAGCGTAAAGGCTTGAACATTGGTGGCCAGCCGAAGCCCTTATTTGTTATTGGCACAGACACCGAACATAACATTTTGTACATGGGCATGGGTGAAGATCATCCCGGTTTATATCGCAAGGGTTTGTTTGTACCAAATGAAGATGAACATTGGATTCGTGAAGATTTGAAATTATCCGTAGGCGAATCGAAAAATTATAAAGCGCGCATTCGCTATCGCCAGCCGCTTGAGCCTTGCACACTCCATAAAAAAGAAGAAGGCTTATACATTATCTTCGAACGACCGCAAAAAGCCATTACCCCCGGCCAGTTTGCTGCCTGGTATGAAGGTGATGAGTTGATCGGATCGGGTGTGATTAGTTAA
- the cmk gene encoding (d)CMP kinase gives MNKIVVAIDGYSACGKSTTAKEVAKILGYRYIDSGAMYRAVTLYFLDHHVALTNPKEVERALKQINISFKVNAKKVTETFLNGLSVEQEIRQLRVSEQVSPVSTLKAVREAMVAQQRKLGKDKGIVMDGRDIGTVVFPQAELKLFMTADMLVRAFRRQREWLDQDRLVDLDDVIENIKKRDLIDTTRAESPLRQADDAVVIDTTHITIDEQVDQVIRMAISKIVGA, from the coding sequence CTGAATAAAATCGTAGTTGCCATTGATGGCTACTCAGCCTGCGGAAAAAGCACAACAGCCAAGGAAGTAGCCAAAATTCTAGGGTATCGGTACATCGATTCGGGTGCCATGTACCGCGCGGTAACACTTTACTTTTTAGATCATCACGTAGCATTAACCAACCCCAAGGAAGTAGAGCGGGCACTGAAACAAATCAATATTTCGTTTAAGGTTAATGCAAAAAAAGTCACCGAAACCTTCTTAAACGGACTTAGCGTTGAACAGGAAATCCGTCAGCTGCGGGTGTCGGAGCAGGTAAGCCCGGTAAGCACCCTGAAAGCCGTGCGCGAGGCTATGGTTGCCCAGCAACGCAAACTCGGTAAGGATAAGGGCATTGTTATGGATGGCCGCGATATCGGAACAGTGGTTTTTCCGCAAGCCGAACTTAAATTGTTCATGACGGCCGATATGCTGGTGCGGGCTTTTCGCAGGCAGCGCGAGTGGCTTGATCAAGATCGCCTGGTTGACCTGGATGATGTTATCGAAAATATTAAAAAGCGTGACCTTATCGACACTACACGGGCCGAAAGCCCACTGCGGCAGGCCGATGATGCCGTGGTGATTGACACTACCCACATTACCATCGATGAGCAGGTTGACCAGGTCATCCGGATGGCCATATCAAAGATTGTCGGAGCCTAA
- a CDS encoding DUF502 domain-containing protein: protein METNFRKIIRYFFSGMLFIVPVAATGYVIFISFSWLDNLLGIPYPGVGFIIIIAAITLFGYLTSNLAFQTISTWLDHIINRIPMVKLIYSSIKDLIGAFVGDKKKFNRPVLVLLNKENNLHQIGFVTQSDLSELGLSDMISVYLPHAYNFSGDHFVISKDRVTPLDISGPVAMKYVVSGGVSGFSKE, encoded by the coding sequence ATGGAAACCAATTTTCGTAAAATTATCCGCTATTTTTTTAGCGGTATGTTGTTTATTGTGCCGGTCGCGGCCACCGGTTATGTGATTTTTATTTCCTTTTCATGGCTTGATAACTTGTTGGGTATTCCGTACCCGGGCGTTGGTTTTATTATTATTATAGCGGCCATTACCTTGTTTGGTTACCTAACATCAAACCTCGCGTTTCAAACGATCTCCACCTGGCTTGATCATATCATTAACCGAATTCCTATGGTAAAACTGATCTATTCTTCTATTAAAGATTTGATTGGAGCCTTTGTTGGCGATAAGAAAAAGTTCAATAGGCCTGTGCTGGTGTTATTAAACAAAGAGAATAACCTTCATCAGATTGGATTTGTAACGCAGAGCGATTTAAGCGAGTTGGGATTGAGCGACATGATTTCTGTCTATTTGCCACATGCCTATAACTTTTCAGGCGATCATTTTGTGATTTCAAAGGACAGGGTTACACCGTTAGATATCTCAGGCCCTGTGGCCATGAAGTATGTGGTGTCGGGTGGGGTTTCAGGTTTTTCAAAGGAATAG
- the nqrE gene encoding NADH:ubiquinone reductase (Na(+)-transporting) subunit E, producing the protein MENLISIGVRSIFIDNMIFAYFLGMCSYLAVSKKVKTAFGLGVAVIFVLGFTVPINWLIQNHILNQGSLAWISPELATVDLTFLQFIVFIAVIASMVQLTEMAIEKFSPALYGSLGIFLPLIAVNCAILGGSLFMVGRSYTLPEATVFGLGSGIGWLLAIVALAGIREKMKYSNVPGPLRGLGITFILVGLMSLGFLSFMGFSL; encoded by the coding sequence ATGGAAAATTTAATCAGCATTGGCGTACGTTCCATTTTTATCGATAATATGATATTTGCCTATTTCTTAGGCATGTGTTCGTACCTGGCCGTATCGAAAAAAGTAAAAACTGCTTTTGGGCTAGGTGTTGCCGTAATATTTGTGTTAGGTTTCACCGTGCCCATCAACTGGCTTATCCAAAACCATATTTTAAACCAGGGTTCACTGGCGTGGATCAGTCCTGAACTGGCTACGGTTGACCTGACCTTCCTCCAGTTTATTGTATTCATTGCCGTAATTGCCTCCATGGTTCAGTTAACCGAAATGGCGATTGAGAAATTTTCACCGGCACTTTACGGATCGCTTGGTATATTCCTTCCGTTGATTGCTGTGAATTGCGCCATTCTTGGTGGTTCATTGTTTATGGTTGGCCGTTCCTACACATTACCTGAAGCCACCGTGTTTGGATTGGGTTCTGGTATTGGATGGTTATTGGCCATTGTAGCTTTGGCGGGTATTCGTGAAAAGATGAAGTATTCTAATGTGCCCGGGCCGCTTCGTGGATTAGGTATCACGTTTATTTTGGTAGGCTTAATGTCGCTTGGTTTTCTGAGCTTCATGGGTTTCTCCCTATAA